One genomic region from Methanocorpusculum vombati encodes:
- the mch gene encoding methenyltetrahydromethanopterin cyclohydrolase, producing MVSVNELGLDLFEELVENADLFNVAYHELDNGARIVDCGVAVPGGFGAGDYFTRICMGGLGDIAFRQGMVGKFPMTFIDVNTDFPAISCLGAQKAGWTVKHDNFFAMGSGPARALSLQPKHTYEVIGYEDECDAAVICLEADHLPNGAVMEKIAEKCKVDVANVCALVAPTSSLVGSIQVAGRCVETAVYKLNELGFDTRKILTAAGSAPIPPVRGPKLAMGVTNDATIYHGQINLTMNAPEIVDYLEKIPSCASKGYGKPFNEIFKEAGYDFYKIDTSLFSPAEVVINEVSTGKVYQVGKVDVDVTLKSFGLA from the coding sequence TTGGTTAGCGTAAATGAACTCGGACTCGATCTCTTCGAAGAACTCGTCGAGAATGCAGATTTATTCAATGTAGCATATCATGAACTTGACAACGGCGCCCGTATCGTGGACTGTGGTGTGGCTGTTCCGGGAGGCTTCGGCGCCGGCGACTACTTCACCCGTATCTGCATGGGCGGCCTTGGCGACATTGCATTCCGTCAGGGAATGGTCGGCAAGTTCCCGATGACCTTCATTGATGTGAACACCGACTTCCCGGCAATTTCCTGCCTTGGCGCACAGAAGGCCGGCTGGACCGTGAAGCATGACAACTTCTTTGCCATGGGTTCCGGCCCGGCACGTGCCCTGTCCCTGCAGCCGAAACACACCTATGAGGTTATCGGCTACGAGGATGAATGCGATGCAGCAGTTATCTGTCTGGAAGCGGACCACCTGCCGAACGGTGCGGTCATGGAAAAGATTGCAGAGAAGTGCAAGGTTGATGTTGCCAATGTCTGTGCCCTTGTTGCACCGACGTCTTCCCTCGTCGGTTCCATTCAGGTTGCCGGACGCTGTGTGGAGACCGCTGTTTACAAGCTGAACGAGCTCGGCTTTGACACCCGCAAGATTCTCACTGCTGCCGGCAGTGCTCCGATTCCGCCGGTTCGCGGCCCCAAGCTCGCCATGGGTGTTACGAACGATGCAACGATCTACCACGGACAGATCAATTTAACGATGAACGCTCCGGAGATCGTTGACTATCTTGAGAAGATCCCGAGCTGCGCTTCCAAGGGATACGGCAAACCGTTCAATGAGATCTTCAAGGAGGCAGGCTACGATTTCTACAAGATCGATACCAGCCTTTTCTCCCCGGCAGAAGTTGTCATCAATGAGGTCTCTACCGGCAAGGTTTACCAGGTCGGCAAAGTCGATGTTGATGTAACGCTGAAGTCCTTCGGTCTTGCATAA
- a CDS encoding ORC1-type DNA replication protein, with translation MKKNLLMWDQTLFKDIEVFDIDYVPEQFEYRDEQIQELAYAVRPALAGGRILNTVCRGVPGTGKTTSVKKLFEEISGTTKKIVPIHINCQIDGSEYAIFSRIYTKLTKNCQPPSGTSFKMLFDMIAKYIENEEITPIICLDDANYLVYEKELNKVLYALLRSHETYEHVRFGVIVIISDPDVDLERTLDARVASVFRPQIIHFAPYTASEIAGILSQRVMQGLYPNVLTADLLDRIVDRTMKCGDIRIGLDLIKRSVMNAERDARMNVTDDDVTQAFSISRDLRLAELVRVLSADEANVLFRLAEMTNDADIITTRSVHTSLGKEATGYTRYVQIIEKLDHLRLVTLSYQNTGNGRIRIISLRYDPKRVLALRKNQTGCKANT, from the coding sequence ATGAAAAAAAATCTGCTCATGTGGGATCAGACCCTCTTCAAGGACATTGAGGTATTTGACATCGACTATGTCCCCGAACAGTTTGAGTACCGGGACGAGCAGATTCAGGAACTTGCCTATGCCGTCCGCCCGGCTCTCGCCGGAGGCCGCATCCTCAACACCGTCTGCCGCGGCGTTCCCGGAACCGGGAAGACAACCTCCGTTAAAAAACTGTTTGAGGAGATTTCCGGAACCACCAAAAAGATTGTGCCCATCCATATCAACTGTCAGATTGACGGCTCAGAGTATGCAATCTTCTCGCGGATTTACACAAAACTTACCAAAAACTGCCAGCCGCCGAGCGGCACCTCCTTTAAGATGCTCTTTGACATGATTGCAAAGTACATCGAAAACGAAGAAATTACTCCAATCATCTGTCTGGACGATGCCAACTATCTCGTATATGAAAAAGAGCTGAACAAAGTCCTCTATGCTCTTCTTCGGTCCCATGAAACCTATGAACATGTCAGATTCGGCGTGATCGTTATTATCAGCGACCCTGATGTTGATCTGGAGCGCACTCTTGATGCCCGTGTCGCCTCGGTGTTCCGGCCCCAGATCATTCACTTTGCCCCCTACACCGCATCAGAGATTGCGGGCATTCTCTCGCAGCGGGTAATGCAGGGTCTCTACCCCAATGTACTAACCGCCGACCTCCTCGATCGCATCGTTGACCGCACCATGAAATGCGGTGATATCAGAATCGGTCTTGATCTCATCAAGCGTTCCGTCATGAACGCCGAACGGGATGCACGGATGAACGTCACCGATGATGACGTAACACAGGCTTTCTCCATCTCCCGCGACCTCCGGCTTGCCGAGCTCGTCCGTGTTCTCTCGGCTGATGAAGCAAATGTCCTGTTCCGTCTCGCGGAAATGACAAACGATGCGGATATTATCACCACCCGATCGGTGCACACCTCCCTTGGAAAGGAAGCAACCGGCTATACGCGGTATGTGCAGATCATCGAAAAGCTCGATCATCTGCGGCTGGTAACGCTCAGCTATCAGAACACCGGCAACGGCAGAATCCGGATAATCAGCCTCAGATATGACCCCAAACGTGTTCTTGCCCTGCGGAAAAACCAGACCGGCTGCAAAGCAAACACATAA
- a CDS encoding cobalt-precorrin-7 (C(5))-methyltransferase produces MIIVGVGAGAGMLTEEGISRIRAAKLIYGSDRALELARGYAASDAMLVPITDYTALRGLPEDAVVLSTGDPLMAGLGYLPGEVVPGISSMQAAFARLKVSWTNVAVVNAHGKDHTSAIARAAADVRAGHSVFVIADPDFSVAALAAALPPETRVAVCEDLGYPSERVAEGTAEHPPAVQSRLFCVVAGY; encoded by the coding sequence ATGATTATTGTGGGGGTCGGTGCGGGTGCGGGGATGCTGACGGAGGAGGGTATTTCCCGGATTCGTGCGGCGAAGCTGATCTACGGGTCGGATCGTGCGCTTGAGCTTGCACGGGGATATGCGGCTTCGGATGCGATGCTGGTGCCGATTACGGATTATACTGCGCTGCGTGGTCTTCCGGAGGATGCAGTGGTTCTGTCAACGGGTGATCCGCTGATGGCGGGGCTCGGGTATCTGCCGGGCGAGGTGGTCCCGGGGATTTCGTCGATGCAGGCGGCATTTGCACGGCTGAAGGTTTCGTGGACGAACGTTGCGGTGGTGAATGCGCACGGGAAGGATCATACATCGGCGATTGCACGTGCGGCAGCGGATGTGCGTGCGGGGCATTCGGTGTTTGTGATTGCGGATCCGGATTTTTCAGTTGCAGCGCTTGCGGCGGCACTTCCTCCGGAGACGCGGGTTGCGGTCTGTGAGGATTTGGGGTATCCTTCGGAGCGGGTTGCGGAAGGGACGGCGGAGCATCCGCCGGCGGTGCAAAGCCGGTTGTTCTGTGTTGTTGCGGGGTACTAA
- a CDS encoding cobalt-precorrin-5B (C(1))-methyltransferase, which translates to MIDPVSGFPYPEAWVRLCTDEAARDLARSGFGVLTANGTVLRRGFTTGTTAAAAAFAAVASLHGAEVSEAEVLLPCGIRALVPACGRNGYGEARKFSGDYPDDVTAGIVIAAEAKPSETVLLAAGEGIGRFVRATPRYAEGEPAISPQARAEILGAIEAACRLTGVAGAEVVLRIPEGARIGALTLNPKVGVLGGISVVGTTGFVEPWDDHLTETLGERIAAASDVVITTGRTGLRFSRLLFPECEVVLAGSKISEALSAAEHCRSVVVCGLPGLILRFFHPEVATSRGFSTVEELAASTGGRDAMKEEVLDAVRRYPRVRIVLLDRSGSVLIDSGEVRQ; encoded by the coding sequence ATGATTGATCCGGTGAGCGGTTTTCCTTATCCCGAGGCGTGGGTGCGTCTGTGTACGGATGAGGCGGCGCGGGATCTTGCACGCTCGGGGTTTGGGGTGCTGACGGCGAACGGTACGGTGCTCCGTCGCGGGTTTACGACCGGGACCACGGCGGCGGCAGCGGCGTTTGCTGCGGTGGCGTCTCTGCATGGTGCGGAGGTGTCGGAGGCGGAGGTTCTGCTGCCGTGCGGGATTCGGGCTCTGGTTCCTGCCTGCGGCAGGAACGGGTATGGTGAGGCGCGGAAGTTTTCGGGGGATTACCCTGATGATGTTACGGCGGGGATTGTGATTGCCGCGGAGGCGAAACCGTCGGAGACGGTTTTGCTTGCCGCAGGAGAGGGTATCGGACGGTTTGTCCGTGCCACTCCCCGGTATGCAGAGGGCGAGCCTGCGATCAGTCCGCAGGCGCGGGCGGAGATTCTGGGGGCGATTGAGGCGGCCTGTCGTCTGACCGGTGTTGCCGGTGCGGAGGTTGTTCTCCGGATTCCGGAAGGTGCGCGGATTGGTGCACTGACGCTGAATCCGAAGGTTGGCGTTTTGGGAGGTATTTCGGTAGTGGGGACGACGGGGTTTGTGGAGCCGTGGGATGATCATCTGACGGAGACGCTCGGTGAGCGGATTGCGGCGGCTTCGGATGTGGTGATTACGACAGGCCGTACCGGTCTGCGGTTTTCGCGGCTGCTGTTTCCGGAGTGTGAGGTGGTGCTTGCGGGATCGAAGATTTCCGAGGCGCTTTCTGCGGCGGAGCACTGCCGCAGTGTTGTTGTGTGCGGTCTGCCAGGTCTGATTCTCCGGTTTTTTCATCCGGAGGTGGCGACGTCCCGGGGATTTTCGACGGTGGAGGAGCTTGCGGCTTCGACCGGGGGCCGGGATGCAATGAAGGAAGAGGTCCTGGATGCAGTGCGGCGGTATCCGCGTGTGCGCATTGTGCTTCTCGATCGGTCGGGTTCGGTGCTGATTGATTCCGGGGAGGTGCGGCAATGA
- a CDS encoding precorrin-8X methylmutase — translation MSKELLHPGVTTESTYTDIGADTPEGFSISSRSRSLAREMVGNATPEDRIRQRCSIAVGDWAMADLLRFENDPVSAGLAAIAAGAPVFTDIRMVLTGIQKRGHSCPVECALDYGADISREQGITRSSAGFVALKDRLEGSIVVIGNAPSALLTVCGFVDEGICPALIVGTPVGFVNAAESKEVLRTKAVPSVSNVGTRGGTPVAVASLNEIITMYSEQSHD, via the coding sequence ATGTCAAAGGAATTATTACACCCCGGGGTTACCACAGAAAGTACGTATACTGATATCGGCGCTGATACGCCGGAAGGATTTTCGATTTCGTCGCGCAGCAGAAGCCTTGCGCGGGAGATGGTGGGGAATGCAACGCCCGAGGATCGGATTCGCCAGCGGTGTTCGATTGCGGTGGGCGACTGGGCGATGGCAGATCTGCTGCGGTTCGAGAATGATCCGGTTTCTGCGGGTCTTGCTGCGATTGCGGCAGGTGCCCCGGTTTTTACGGATATCCGCATGGTGCTGACCGGGATTCAGAAACGCGGACATTCCTGTCCGGTGGAGTGTGCGCTGGACTACGGTGCGGACATTTCCCGGGAACAGGGGATTACCCGCAGTTCAGCGGGGTTTGTTGCGCTGAAAGACCGGCTGGAGGGTTCGATTGTGGTTATCGGGAATGCGCCGAGTGCGCTTCTGACGGTGTGCGGGTTTGTGGATGAAGGGATATGTCCGGCGCTGATTGTGGGGACGCCGGTCGGGTTTGTGAATGCGGCGGAGTCAAAGGAGGTTCTTCGTACGAAGGCGGTTCCGTCGGTCTCCAACGTGGGTACCCGCGGCGGTACGCCGGTGGCGGTTGCGTCGCTGAATGAGATTATTACCATGTATTCCGAACAGAGTCATGATTGA
- the cobJ gene encoding precorrin-3B C(17)-methyltransferase — MGTLWIVSSGPGSLQQLTPAAMKAIAAADVVIGNAFYLDKLEVLLANKQVIRSSMGKEVDRAKEAARLAADCNVAMITGGDAGVYGMASIVLEVVEHEFPETDVEVLPGVTAATAAASRLGSPLSGDYVTLSLSDLLTPWETIEKRLHLAFQMGVPVALYNPKSRGRPLNLGKAIGIALQYRSPDTPVGVVKNVFRDGEETFCVTLASLGENDELVDMHSILIIGGEETRFWEDNGDVKGIITPRGYHRKYVY; from the coding sequence ATGGGAACTCTTTGGATAGTAAGCTCCGGACCGGGCAGCCTGCAGCAGCTGACTCCGGCTGCAATGAAGGCAATTGCCGCTGCGGATGTTGTGATTGGCAATGCATTTTATCTGGATAAACTGGAGGTGCTGCTTGCAAACAAGCAGGTCATCCGCAGTTCGATGGGTAAAGAGGTTGACCGTGCAAAAGAAGCAGCCCGCCTTGCGGCGGACTGCAATGTTGCGATGATCACCGGCGGCGATGCGGGTGTGTACGGTATGGCAAGCATTGTGCTTGAGGTGGTGGAGCATGAGTTTCCGGAGACGGATGTCGAGGTGCTGCCGGGCGTGACTGCGGCAACTGCGGCGGCGTCCCGCCTCGGGTCGCCGCTTTCGGGCGATTATGTGACGCTGAGCCTGTCGGATCTGCTGACGCCGTGGGAGACGATCGAGAAACGTCTGCATCTGGCGTTTCAGATGGGTGTTCCGGTCGCGCTGTACAATCCAAAGAGCCGCGGACGACCGCTGAATCTGGGGAAGGCTATCGGTATTGCGCTGCAGTACCGCTCCCCGGATACGCCGGTGGGCGTGGTGAAGAATGTGTTCCGCGACGGCGAGGAGACGTTCTGCGTGACGCTTGCATCGCTTGGAGAAAATGATGAGCTGGTTGATATGCATTCGATTCTGATTATCGGCGGCGAGGAGACCAGGTTCTGGGAGGATAACGGAGATGTCAAAGGAATTATTACACCCCGGGGTTACCACAGAAAGTACGTATACTGA
- the cbiG gene encoding cobalt-precorrin 5A hydrolase, which produces MKTAVVVLDRFHSEGEKVAAFLDAELVPYSDHVFADLYGNTEVIVAVMSAGIAVRGCAPHLSDKWHDPAVVVVTPDLRYAVPVLGGHHGGNVCARRLAALGIEPVISTATETKGRPSVEETARAGGLAIVNRSSTREVNGAVLDGDVPVVRVDPPHIVVANPGVSVLVNDSRYVAGVGCRLGTTAEEILSAIAAACAAAGISQDEITMYATTVKKFHEEGLHEAIRSLSGNLIFLDDDTINAQVPKTPSRAGMLGLSGVAEPCALALAKSGTLILNKTVYGRVTIAIGK; this is translated from the coding sequence ATGAAGACTGCTGTTGTTGTTCTGGACCGGTTCCACTCCGAAGGGGAGAAGGTTGCCGCGTTTCTGGATGCGGAGCTGGTGCCGTACTCGGATCACGTGTTTGCGGATCTCTACGGGAACACTGAGGTGATTGTTGCGGTGATGTCGGCCGGGATTGCGGTTCGCGGCTGCGCACCGCATTTGTCCGATAAGTGGCATGATCCTGCGGTGGTTGTGGTTACGCCGGATCTCCGGTATGCGGTTCCGGTACTCGGCGGTCATCACGGGGGAAATGTCTGCGCCCGGCGCCTTGCGGCGCTTGGCATCGAGCCGGTGATCTCAACGGCAACGGAGACGAAGGGACGGCCATCGGTGGAAGAGACCGCCCGTGCGGGCGGTCTCGCTATCGTGAACCGGTCTTCGACCCGTGAGGTGAACGGTGCGGTTCTTGACGGCGATGTGCCGGTTGTGCGGGTTGATCCGCCGCACATCGTGGTTGCAAATCCGGGTGTGTCGGTTCTGGTGAACGATTCACGGTATGTGGCAGGCGTCGGGTGCCGCCTGGGTACGACTGCCGAAGAGATTCTTTCGGCCATTGCTGCAGCCTGTGCTGCGGCAGGAATTTCACAGGATGAGATAACGATGTATGCAACGACGGTGAAGAAGTTTCACGAGGAGGGACTGCATGAGGCGATCAGGTCCTTATCCGGCAATCTCATCTTTCTGGATGATGATACTATTAATGCACAGGTACCAAAGACCCCGTCCCGTGCCGGGATGCTGGGTCTGTCGGGCGTTGCCGAGCCGTGTGCTCTGGCACTCGCGAAGTCAGGTACACTGATTCTGAACAAGACCGTCTATGGCCGCGTCACGATTGCCATAGGAAAATAA
- the cobM gene encoding precorrin-4 C(11)-methyltransferase: MKYYIVGAGCGDPGLITVKGMALLEKADVLIYAGSLVNPELVAKSPAALKLDSWGMKLEEITSVIAENVRAGKVVVRLHSGDPAIYGSIVEQIAPLEEDGIHAEIVPGVSSMFGAAAALQTEYTLRGVSESVIVTRSAGETLDSDQLAELSAHGTTMVIFLSTGHIDAVMKKLRRSPDTPVAVVYHASWPDQQIIRGTIADIADRVHAAGIERSALIIVGDVVAGIKAAYTNSHLYG; this comes from the coding sequence ATGAAATACTATATTGTCGGCGCTGGATGCGGCGATCCGGGCCTGATTACGGTCAAAGGAATGGCTCTGTTAGAAAAGGCGGATGTCCTCATTTATGCAGGGTCGCTTGTAAACCCGGAGCTTGTGGCAAAATCCCCTGCTGCCCTGAAGCTTGACTCCTGGGGAATGAAGCTTGAGGAGATCACCTCGGTGATTGCGGAGAACGTGCGTGCGGGAAAGGTTGTGGTGCGGCTGCATTCGGGAGACCCGGCGATTTACGGATCGATTGTGGAGCAGATTGCACCCCTCGAAGAGGACGGCATTCATGCGGAGATTGTGCCGGGCGTTTCCTCCATGTTCGGCGCTGCGGCTGCGCTGCAAACCGAGTACACGCTTCGCGGGGTGTCCGAGTCGGTGATTGTCACCCGGTCGGCGGGGGAGACGCTTGATTCGGATCAGCTTGCGGAGCTGTCGGCACACGGGACGACGATGGTGATCTTTCTTTCCACCGGTCACATCGATGCGGTGATGAAGAAACTCCGCCGGAGCCCGGATACGCCGGTCGCGGTGGTATATCATGCCTCATGGCCGGATCAGCAGATTATCCGGGGAACAATCGCGGATATTGCCGATAGGGTGCATGCGGCAGGGATTGAGCGTTCGGCACTTATCATCGTCGGCGATGTGGTTGCAGGAATCAAAGCCGCTTACACAAATTCGCATCTCTACGGATGA
- a CDS encoding cobalt-factor II C(20)-methyltransferase, with translation MLTAVGLGPGDAELLTLKAVRLLSEADTVFVPGGIASELVKPYAREIVVLEFPMTRDEEVITACMERNAEKIVPVAKAGKAVFGLIGDPNYYSTFSRLAEMVRERYPGLEVETVPGISSITAVASHARIPVNGAFLVTDGPADPATKILMKVTHPREKAEQLKTDGYNDFIVVERMYMDGECVHRGTLPEKTNYFSIMIARKV, from the coding sequence ATGTTAACGGCAGTCGGTCTTGGCCCCGGTGATGCGGAGCTTCTGACCCTCAAAGCAGTCCGCCTGCTTTCCGAGGCGGACACGGTGTTTGTGCCGGGCGGTATTGCCTCGGAGCTGGTGAAACCCTATGCCAGAGAGATTGTTGTTCTTGAGTTCCCGATGACCCGTGACGAGGAGGTTATCACGGCATGCATGGAACGCAATGCCGAAAAGATTGTTCCCGTGGCAAAGGCGGGCAAAGCGGTCTTCGGCCTTATCGGGGATCCGAACTACTACTCAACCTTCTCCCGGCTTGCCGAGATGGTGCGGGAACGGTATCCGGGTCTTGAAGTGGAGACGGTGCCTGGCATCAGTTCCATTACCGCGGTTGCCTCCCATGCACGGATTCCGGTGAACGGTGCATTCCTGGTCACGGATGGTCCGGCGGATCCTGCAACAAAAATTCTGATGAAGGTCACGCATCCGCGGGAAAAGGCGGAACAGCTGAAAACCGATGGGTATAATGACTTCATTGTGGTGGAGCGTATGTATATGGACGGCGAATGTGTGCACCGCGGAACGCTGCCGGAGAAGACGAACTACTTCTCGATTATGATTGCGAGGAAGGTATGA
- a CDS encoding bifunctional cobalt-precorrin-7 (C(5))-methyltransferase/cobalt-precorrin-6B (C(15))-methyltransferase, giving the protein MELPGGPTQPEVMAVSLEKLGVRPGDTAADIGCGTGTVTKAIAALTGAGGCVYAVDRRPAAVSITRETCAGLPQVDVFEGEALSFLSSPHKQIDCAFCGGSRDIAAVIARLDEEGCRSVVVNAVLIETAVDTIHAMQERGIFREAVHLQVSRSYELTERIMFKPINPIYIIHGGREC; this is encoded by the coding sequence ATGGAGCTACCCGGAGGACCCACACAACCGGAAGTGATGGCAGTATCACTTGAAAAACTCGGCGTACGGCCCGGCGATACCGCAGCCGATATCGGCTGCGGTACCGGCACGGTAACAAAAGCAATTGCTGCGCTGACCGGTGCCGGCGGCTGCGTGTATGCCGTTGACCGCCGTCCTGCAGCAGTTTCGATCACCCGGGAGACCTGTGCAGGTCTCCCGCAGGTTGACGTGTTTGAAGGCGAGGCACTGTCGTTTCTTTCCTCCCCTCACAAACAAATTGACTGCGCCTTCTGCGGCGGAAGCCGCGACATTGCCGCAGTCATTGCACGGCTGGACGAGGAGGGATGCAGGAGCGTCGTGGTCAATGCAGTCCTCATCGAAACCGCCGTTGATACAATTCACGCCATGCAGGAACGGGGAATTTTTCGGGAAGCGGTGCATCTGCAGGTGTCCCGATCCTATGAGCTTACGGAGCGCATTATGTTCAAACCAATCAATCCCATCTATATTATTCACGGGGGCCGCGAATGTTAA
- a CDS encoding uridylate kinase, which produces MSRGVVVKVGGSLMDAADTVMQVLAASPVPVLIVPGGGVFANDVRGLGIDGTAAHWMAVAAMDQYGWFLSASGVLAEDACSMPEAGARIFLPYRVLREADPLPHSWDVTSDAISAWVAGQLGCPLILLKSVDGIFSGGELLTEMPEGMETDVIDPCCRDVLRRYAVPAMIINGRCPDRLSACLHGISVPGTRVR; this is translated from the coding sequence ATGAGCAGAGGAGTTGTTGTAAAGGTGGGGGGCAGCCTGATGGATGCTGCGGATACTGTGATGCAGGTTCTTGCTGCATCTCCTGTGCCGGTGCTGATTGTGCCGGGCGGGGGAGTCTTTGCCAATGATGTCCGGGGTCTTGGTATTGACGGAACTGCGGCGCACTGGATGGCGGTGGCTGCGATGGATCAGTACGGGTGGTTTTTATCAGCGTCCGGAGTGTTGGCGGAGGATGCGTGTTCAATGCCGGAGGCGGGGGCACGGATTTTTCTTCCGTACCGTGTTCTGCGGGAGGCGGATCCTCTGCCGCATTCATGGGATGTGACGTCGGATGCGATCTCGGCGTGGGTTGCAGGACAACTGGGATGTCCGCTGATTCTTCTGAAATCGGTTGACGGGATTTTCTCGGGAGGGGAGCTGCTTACCGAGATGCCGGAGGGTATGGAGACGGATGTGATTGATCCCTGCTGCCGGGATGTTCTGCGCAGGTATGCGGTTCCGGCGATGATCATCAACGGGCGGTGCCCGGATCGCCTGTCTGCCTGTCTGCACGGGATTTCTGTTCCCGGAACCCGGGTGCGGTGA
- a CDS encoding phospholipase D-like domain-containing protein translates to MRVWMLVCIALCITAAPVSAGFLVTEICPDGYAKGDGDEYFVLSGTGSMDGWVITDGEGSVRFPPGSISPGSIVIAREGTAYYTIHGTYPDYEIYSTHPSVPDALFTGRFQMANTKDDITLLYHDSPVQSFSWPEDFIPGNGRIHICTDDIWDERIYKIGQSRFSPETFTAESVTLFVSPDSSFEVVDSVIDSTRFSLCISMYEFTHPELAESIADAAARGVAVTLLVEGGPVGGMSSEEKGVLNYLTNAGAAVYTIESTDELPARYRYLHTKYLVADEDTLLILSENFKPTGIPLPGTRGNRGWGAAVHSSGVAGYFRDVFDADLAGYDIHPYTPGTEPLPDTWKDEDVTVRFPAHTVYNVEVTPVISPDTSVLIPHLIQNAGKKIDLQQAYISPYPGGAHNIWLDYVLEAGGRGIPVRVMLDGMYYNTDGDTDNDEIVANINRMSKKDNISASARLKLPDEYITKLHNKGAIVDMKYVLVSSINWNYNSPNNNREAGIIIKNEESAEYFSEIFQYDWDGTSGKWEIGATKQIDLRYVLVAVILLLLFVIWQLKRRR, encoded by the coding sequence ATGAGAGTCTGGATGCTTGTGTGTATCGCCCTCTGCATAACCGCCGCCCCCGTATCCGCAGGGTTCCTCGTAACCGAGATCTGTCCCGACGGATATGCAAAAGGGGACGGGGATGAGTACTTCGTCCTGTCGGGAACCGGCAGCATGGACGGCTGGGTAATAACCGACGGCGAAGGATCGGTCCGGTTCCCGCCCGGTTCAATCTCTCCGGGCAGCATCGTCATCGCCCGCGAAGGAACTGCCTATTACACCATTCACGGCACCTATCCGGACTATGAAATATACAGCACGCACCCTTCCGTACCTGATGCACTCTTCACCGGCCGGTTTCAGATGGCAAACACGAAAGACGACATCACTCTTCTGTATCATGACTCCCCGGTACAGTCCTTCTCCTGGCCGGAGGACTTCATCCCCGGAAACGGACGGATACACATCTGTACTGACGATATCTGGGACGAACGGATTTATAAAATCGGACAGAGCCGTTTCTCCCCCGAAACATTCACCGCAGAATCTGTCACACTCTTCGTCTCACCCGACTCCTCATTTGAAGTAGTTGACTCCGTCATCGACAGTACGCGTTTTAGCCTCTGCATCTCCATGTACGAGTTCACCCACCCGGAACTCGCAGAATCGATTGCCGACGCCGCGGCACGCGGTGTCGCAGTAACCCTCCTTGTTGAAGGGGGGCCGGTAGGCGGTATGAGTTCCGAAGAAAAAGGAGTACTGAACTACCTCACAAACGCCGGAGCCGCAGTCTATACCATAGAAAGCACAGACGAACTGCCCGCACGTTATCGGTACCTGCATACAAAGTATCTGGTAGCCGACGAAGACACCCTCCTCATCCTCTCGGAAAACTTCAAACCAACCGGAATCCCGCTTCCGGGAACACGCGGTAACCGGGGCTGGGGTGCCGCAGTACACAGTTCCGGTGTTGCCGGATACTTCCGTGATGTCTTTGATGCAGATCTTGCCGGCTATGACATCCATCCCTATACCCCGGGAACAGAACCTCTCCCGGACACCTGGAAAGACGAAGACGTCACCGTCCGGTTCCCTGCACACACCGTCTACAATGTCGAAGTCACCCCGGTCATCTCGCCGGATACCAGTGTCCTCATCCCTCATCTGATACAAAACGCCGGGAAAAAAATTGACCTCCAGCAGGCCTATATCTCCCCCTACCCCGGAGGCGCGCACAATATCTGGCTGGATTATGTGCTTGAAGCGGGGGGTCGCGGCATCCCTGTCCGTGTCATGCTGGACGGGATGTACTACAACACCGACGGTGATACGGACAACGACGAAATAGTCGCAAATATCAACCGGATGTCCAAAAAAGACAATATATCGGCCTCAGCACGGCTGAAACTCCCGGACGAATACATAACCAAGCTGCATAACAAAGGAGCGATAGTGGATATGAAATACGTATTGGTAAGTTCAATAAATTGGAATTATAATTCCCCAAATAATAATCGGGAAGCGGGAATTATCATTAAAAATGAAGAATCTGCGGAGTATTTTTCAGAAATATTCCAATATGACTGGGATGGAACTTCCGGTAAATGGGAGATCGGAGCAACGAAACAGATTGATTTACGCTATGTTCTGGTTGCCGTAATCCTACTGCTACTATTTGTCATTTGGCAACTGAAGCGGCGGAGATAA
- a CDS encoding winged helix-turn-helix domain-containing protein, translating to MQRTEMPQSCITILRLLESTGSQTHKDIVAGTGLAPRTVRYALKRLKENGLVIEKFNFRDARQAIYQPKLAVSTNQASA from the coding sequence ATGCAAAGAACAGAAATGCCCCAATCGTGTATCACGATTCTCCGTCTTCTGGAGAGCACCGGTTCGCAGACACACAAGGATATCGTTGCGGGCACCGGACTTGCTCCGCGTACCGTTCGATATGCACTCAAGCGTCTGAAGGAAAATGGTCTCGTGATCGAGAAGTTCAACTTCCGGGATGCCCGGCAGGCAATCTACCAGCCGAAGCTTGCTGTTTCTACGAATCAGGCATCTGCATAA